From the bacterium genome, one window contains:
- the ffh gene encoding signal recognition particle protein produces MFDTLSDKLEQTVKRLRGHGKISERNIEDAVREVRLALLEADVQIDIVRDFTERVRQQSLGAEVLASLTPEQHFIKIVRGELTALMGGQAVELDLAATPPVVIMLVGLNGAGKTTTVAKLARWLKTQRKRTPYLVPADVYRPAAIEQLTTLAGQIDVPVHPTTADSDPVAVCKAGVEAAKNRACDVVLLDTAGRLQIDDALMAELERIGAAVHPHLTVLVVDAMTGQDAVNVAKGFHARVPLGGVVMTKLDGDARGGAALSVRAVTGAPVLFAGVGEKLDALEVFHPDRMATRILGMGDVLTLIEKAEQVYDEKQALALQKKLRRNEFTLDDFRDQLRAVRKMGAVGDLLKMIPGMNKLVKGMDMSAAEVELRRTEAIINSMTREERDNATLINGSRRRRIAAGSGVSVAEVNKFLKQFQQTKKMMKHVARFAGRGMPPGLG; encoded by the coding sequence ATGTTCGACACCCTCAGCGACAAGCTCGAGCAGACCGTCAAGCGGCTGCGCGGGCACGGCAAGATCAGCGAGCGCAACATCGAGGACGCCGTGCGCGAGGTGCGCCTGGCGTTGCTCGAGGCCGACGTCCAGATCGACATCGTCCGCGACTTCACCGAGCGCGTCCGCCAGCAATCCCTGGGCGCCGAGGTGCTGGCGAGCCTCACCCCCGAGCAGCACTTCATCAAGATCGTCCGCGGCGAGCTGACGGCGCTGATGGGCGGCCAGGCGGTCGAGTTGGACCTGGCGGCGACGCCGCCGGTGGTGATCATGCTCGTCGGCCTGAACGGCGCCGGCAAGACGACGACGGTCGCGAAACTGGCGCGGTGGCTGAAGACGCAGCGCAAGCGCACGCCCTACCTCGTGCCGGCGGACGTCTACCGCCCGGCCGCCATCGAGCAACTGACGACGCTGGCCGGACAGATCGACGTGCCGGTGCATCCGACGACGGCGGACAGCGATCCGGTCGCGGTGTGCAAGGCCGGCGTCGAGGCGGCGAAGAATCGCGCCTGCGACGTCGTCCTGCTCGACACCGCGGGTCGCCTGCAGATCGACGACGCGCTGATGGCGGAGCTCGAGCGCATCGGCGCCGCGGTGCATCCGCACCTGACGGTGCTGGTGGTCGACGCGATGACCGGCCAGGACGCGGTCAACGTCGCCAAGGGATTCCACGCCCGGGTGCCGCTCGGCGGCGTGGTGATGACCAAGCTCGACGGCGACGCGCGCGGCGGCGCCGCGCTGTCGGTGCGCGCCGTCACCGGCGCGCCGGTGCTCTTCGCCGGCGTCGGCGAGAAGCTCGACGCGCTCGAGGTCTTCCATCCCGATCGGATGGCGACGCGCATCCTCGGCATGGGCGACGTGCTGACGCTGATCGAGAAGGCGGAGCAGGTCTACGACGAGAAGCAGGCCCTGGCGTTGCAGAAGAAGCTGCGCCGCAACGAGTTCACGCTCGATGACTTCCGCGATCAGTTGCGCGCCGTGCGCAAGATGGGCGCGGTCGGCGACCTGCTGAAGATGATCCCCGGCATGAACAAGCTGGTGAAGGGGATGGACATGTCGGCGGCGGAGGTCGAGCTCCGCCGCACCGAGGCGATCATCAACTCGATGACGCGCGAGGAGCGCGACAACGCGACCCTCATCAACGGCAGTCGCCGCCGCCGCATCGCCGCCGGCAGCGGCGTGTCGGTGGCCGAGGTCAACAAGTTCCTCAAGCAGTTCCAGCAGACGAAGAAGATGATGAAACACGTGGCGCGCTTTGCCGGCAGAGGCATGCCGCCCGGACTGGGCTGA
- a CDS encoding KH domain-containing protein, translating into MKELVQYLARQLVNNPDAVEVKETHGDTASVVELKVAKEDLGRIIGKQGRTAKSIRTILNAAASRANRKVVLEIVEEQ; encoded by the coding sequence ATGAAGGAACTGGTCCAGTACCTGGCGCGTCAGCTCGTCAACAACCCCGACGCCGTGGAGGTGAAGGAGACCCACGGGGACACGGCGTCGGTGGTGGAGTTGAAGGTCGCCAAGGAGGATCTGGGCCGGATCATCGGGAAGCAGGGACGCACCGCGAAGTCGATTCGCACCATTCTCAATGCCGCGGCATCGCGCGCCAATCGCAAGGTCGTCCTCGAGATCGTCGAAGAGCAGTAA
- the rpsP gene encoding 30S ribosomal protein S16, producing MSAVIRLARHGGKKNPFYRIVVTDKRNAGDGGRLEQVGLYDPRQKPSRIEFKAERLAEWLKRGAQPSATVAQLIKKSGVQLAPDPAGGTT from the coding sequence ATGTCCGCAGTCATCCGATTGGCTCGTCACGGCGGCAAGAAAAACCCCTTCTACCGCATCGTCGTCACCGACAAGCGGAACGCAGGCGATGGCGGCCGTCTCGAGCAGGTGGGGCTCTACGACCCCCGCCAGAAGCCTTCGCGCATCGAATTCAAGGCCGAGCGATTGGCGGAGTGGTTGAAGCGCGGGGCGCAGCCGAGCGCGACCGTCGCGCAACTGATCAAGAAGAGCGGCGTCCAGCTCGCGCCCGATCCCGCCGGAGGCACCACATGA
- the rimM gene encoding 16S rRNA processing protein RimM: MEPTGRPLPPAESPAAAEPLVELGPLVNIHGIRGELRLLPHNPASEVAAASGSLVLLHPDGRSETRRVHGARWHKRFVLLRLAGVDDAAAAEALVGCRVAVARAALPPPEGDAVYHVDLLGCEVVTTAGQVLGTVREMLVTGSNDVCVVRDARREVLVPMVADVIAEIDVAHRRLVVHPLPGLLGDE, translated from the coding sequence ATGGAGCCCACCGGCCGGCCGCTTCCGCCGGCCGAATCGCCCGCCGCCGCCGAGCCGTTGGTCGAGCTCGGGCCGCTCGTCAACATCCACGGCATCCGCGGCGAGCTGCGGCTGCTGCCGCACAACCCGGCATCCGAGGTTGCGGCGGCGAGCGGCAGCCTCGTGCTGCTGCACCCCGACGGCCGGAGCGAGACGCGTCGCGTGCACGGCGCCCGCTGGCACAAGCGGTTCGTGCTGTTGCGGCTGGCCGGGGTCGACGACGCCGCCGCGGCCGAGGCGTTGGTGGGCTGCCGCGTCGCCGTGGCGCGCGCCGCGCTGCCGCCGCCCGAGGGCGACGCGGTGTACCACGTCGACCTGCTCGGCTGCGAGGTCGTGACGACCGCGGGCCAGGTCCTGGGCACGGTGCGCGAGATGCTGGTCACCGGCAGCAACGACGTGTGCGTCGTCCGCGACGCGCGGCGCGAGGTGCTGGTGCCGATGGTGGCCGACGTCATCGCCGAGATCGACGTGGCCCACCGCCGCCTGGTCGTCCATCCGCTTCCCGGTCTGCTCGGCGACGAGTGA